From one Peredibacter starrii genomic stretch:
- a CDS encoding PilZ domain-containing protein yields MSDDKKVVDFNEKRKQSIEQKRRTFERVVFQEFLGVYTVVDDQGSNFPIKLVDISKDGCQFQLPFSLKAKNQFKSGTEVTLKLYFTKGSYVPAVVTVRHASEYIDKDGDAWLRLGGEFDTSLPSFKAISHFIDFIYQYAEFSCLDKGESKVFFL; encoded by the coding sequence ATGTCTGATGATAAAAAAGTTGTAGATTTTAACGAAAAAAGAAAGCAATCAATCGAGCAGAAGCGCCGTACGTTTGAACGTGTGGTTTTCCAGGAGTTCCTGGGCGTATATACAGTGGTAGATGATCAAGGTTCAAATTTCCCAATTAAGCTTGTGGATATTTCGAAAGATGGTTGCCAGTTCCAACTTCCATTCAGTCTTAAGGCCAAAAACCAATTTAAGTCTGGCACAGAAGTGACGCTAAAACTGTATTTCACGAAAGGTTCTTATGTTCCAGCGGTTGTGACAGTTCGACACGCCTCTGAATATATCGATAAAGATGGTGATGCATGGTTACGTTTAGGGGGAGAATTCGACACATCTCTTCCAAGTTTCAAGGCGATTTCTCACTTTATTGACTTCATTTACCAATACGCTGAGTTCTCATGCCTGGATAAGGGCGAGAGCAAGGTCTTCTTCCTTTAA
- the murI gene encoding glutamate racemase, whose product MTKSIGIFDSGLGGLTVLKELSTRFPNESFCYLGDIARLPYGNKSPETIRRYGMQILKFLKEQNVKALIIACNSASTVFLGENEFEGIPLLNVIEPGSAAALKVSQDKKIAVLGTSATVRSHAYLETLKRLDASAEVYEQACPLLVPLVEEGWVHDPVTQLVAERYLHEIKKEEIKTVILGCTHYPVLKPDLRKVLGDDVHLVESGEVLAQQLENLYQQKVLERDTGTRQIRICITDLTDHFERLARVLMHPEPIGPLEKVVL is encoded by the coding sequence ATGACGAAATCTATTGGTATTTTTGATTCTGGACTTGGTGGACTCACGGTTTTAAAAGAACTCTCAACCCGGTTTCCGAATGAATCTTTTTGTTACTTGGGTGACATCGCGAGACTGCCATATGGAAATAAATCTCCAGAGACCATTCGTCGTTACGGTATGCAGATCCTGAAATTCTTGAAAGAACAAAATGTAAAAGCTCTAATCATTGCCTGTAACTCTGCCTCAACAGTGTTCCTAGGTGAGAATGAGTTTGAAGGCATTCCACTTTTAAATGTGATTGAACCCGGTTCAGCTGCGGCCTTAAAAGTATCACAGGACAAAAAGATTGCGGTCCTTGGAACATCGGCCACTGTTCGCTCTCATGCTTATCTGGAAACTTTAAAACGCTTAGATGCTTCTGCGGAAGTTTATGAGCAGGCCTGTCCGCTTTTGGTTCCACTGGTGGAAGAAGGGTGGGTGCATGATCCAGTGACACAACTTGTGGCCGAGCGCTACCTCCATGAGATTAAAAAAGAAGAAATCAAAACCGTCATTTTAGGCTGTACTCATTATCCGGTTCTCAAACCTGATCTTCGTAAAGTCCTGGGGGACGACGTTCACCTGGTTGAAAGCGGCGAAGTTCTGGCCCAGCAGTTGGAAAATCTCTATCAACAAAAAGTGCTTGAAAGAGATACAGGTACCCGACAAATTCGCATCTGTATTACTGATCTGACTGATCATTTCGAGCGCTTGGCCCGTGTTTTAATGCATCCTGAGCCAATTGGACCCCTGGAAAAAGTAGTTCTTTAA
- a CDS encoding NAD-dependent epimerase/dehydratase family protein, translating to MKVLVTGANGFVGTALIDRLLDEGHHVSALVRHKHKIKKHHDKVKWLEGDLLKPETLPELKKFDRAYYLVHGLQGEDRFFEYQESMAAVNFINWLRPTEAGVIYLGGLGPDSDKLSPHLRSRHLTGAILGSSGLSMVEFRASIILGEGSLSFEIIKAMAERFPFRPDISLLNHPSQPLALSDLLDYLVAALELPKDGHQIFEIGGPDVKTYGELIDLYCELAGLNRRVIKLPEVDVKVLMKALDYAIPEHSQIGKKLTESLEHSTVVTNERALDAFPEIKPKELRVAMDIARAGSKTYYAPIWEKDFLKMLLSDKILTQSGLLTPELLRNLERVGKIKAILTRK from the coding sequence TTAGTAACTGGTGCTAATGGTTTTGTGGGAACTGCCTTGATTGATCGACTACTCGATGAGGGGCATCATGTTTCTGCACTGGTTAGGCACAAACATAAAATTAAAAAACATCACGACAAAGTAAAATGGCTGGAAGGGGATCTCTTAAAGCCTGAGACCCTGCCCGAACTTAAAAAATTTGATCGGGCCTACTATCTAGTCCATGGTCTTCAAGGCGAAGATAGATTCTTTGAGTATCAAGAATCAATGGCCGCTGTGAATTTTATCAATTGGCTCCGTCCCACAGAGGCGGGAGTGATTTATCTTGGTGGACTTGGGCCCGATTCGGATAAGCTTTCTCCGCATCTTAGAAGCAGACATCTCACAGGTGCAATTCTTGGATCAAGTGGTCTTTCCATGGTTGAGTTTCGTGCGAGCATTATCCTTGGTGAGGGCTCACTTTCGTTTGAGATTATTAAGGCAATGGCGGAACGTTTTCCTTTTAGACCTGATATCTCTCTTTTAAATCACCCCTCACAACCACTGGCCTTAAGTGATCTTTTAGATTATCTCGTGGCCGCATTGGAGTTACCAAAAGACGGTCATCAGATCTTTGAGATTGGTGGTCCGGACGTAAAAACTTATGGGGAGCTGATTGATCTGTATTGCGAACTTGCTGGGTTAAACCGTCGGGTGATTAAACTTCCGGAAGTCGATGTGAAAGTTCTGATGAAGGCCCTGGATTATGCCATTCCTGAACATTCCCAGATCGGTAAAAAGCTTACTGAGAGTCTTGAGCACTCGACAGTTGTGACCAATGAAAGGGCCCTCGATGCCTTCCCGGAGATCAAACCAAAAGAACTTCGGGTCGCCATGGATATTGCCCGAGCGGGTTCGAAGACTTATTATGCCCCAATATGGGAAAAAGATTTCCTGAAGATGCTCCTGTCCGATAAGATCTTAACTCAATCGGGACTTCTTACTCCTGAGCTTCTTCGAAACCTTGAACGGGTTGGAAAGATAAAAGCGATTCTTACGAGAAAATGA